A part of Actinobaculum sp. 313 genomic DNA contains:
- a CDS encoding DUF3566 domain-containing protein produces MSEEQPTQAIDAPGEPQMPRRRSTQERMEDPVTPPVDAPKRAVGIRRVKMTIAKVEPLSVLKLGFLFSVALGVMIVIAWMLLWFVLDRMSLFAEINNLLETLNSEQLLQLAQYLGFGRWMSFGVIVAILDVVLFTALSAVGALVYNLIASLVGGLHISVTDE; encoded by the coding sequence ATGAGCGAAGAGCAGCCTACACAGGCGATTGATGCGCCCGGTGAGCCCCAGATGCCGCGGCGGCGCAGCACGCAGGAGCGCATGGAGGATCCGGTAACCCCGCCGGTCGATGCGCCGAAGCGCGCAGTCGGTATCCGCCGGGTGAAGATGACCATCGCCAAGGTGGAACCGCTATCCGTGCTGAAGTTGGGATTCCTCTTCTCTGTGGCACTAGGCGTCATGATCGTGATCGCCTGGATGCTGCTGTGGTTCGTACTGGACAGGATGTCACTGTTCGCGGAGATCAACAATCTGCTTGAGACTCTGAACTCGGAGCAACTGTTGCAGTTGGCCCAGTACTTGGGCTTCGGACGCTGGATGAGCTTCGGTGTGATCGTTGCGATTCTCGACGTCGTGCTGTTCACAGCCCTGAGTGCTGTGGGTGCGCTGGTGTACAACTTGATTGCCTCGCTGGTGGGCGGTCTGCATATCTCGGTGACCGACGAGTAA
- a CDS encoding DLW-39 family protein, with translation MKKFLLATVALAAGYAIWIQVSKSQQDQAVWTEVTDSIE, from the coding sequence ATGAAGAAGTTCCTACTCGCCACGGTCGCCCTTGCGGCCGGATATGCGATCTGGATTCAGGTCAGTAAGAGCCAGCAAGACCAGGCCGTGTGGACCGAGGTCACTGACTCGATCGAATAA
- a CDS encoding methyltransferase: MLSDEVQRTLFIPLFGRARAARLWPHCFQDRWAEHIAQQVVADRPELVVADLGDVPAAIYALRHRATVVELRRYLQVYPRAAVVDLGCGMDRLIDDVDNGQTKVYCLDLPDVMCARRQWMQSHPRECELTGSLMDTDWMDAIDDCDGMIAVASGVVYFFEEEQIRDLVDEMARRFPAGAFVYDAESPDMVAASERAVRESGVADVRMPYRVADPLAPMRWSTAVSEVRADYGLLSYLPDDADLPESVQQALHALREGRSLYEVVVEFA; the protein is encoded by the coding sequence ATGCTAAGCGATGAGGTGCAGCGGACATTATTCATCCCGCTATTCGGCCGAGCGCGTGCGGCTCGCCTGTGGCCGCACTGCTTTCAGGACCGGTGGGCTGAACACATCGCGCAACAGGTAGTCGCAGATCGTCCCGAGTTAGTGGTTGCAGATTTGGGAGATGTCCCTGCGGCCATCTATGCGCTACGTCACCGGGCCACGGTAGTCGAGTTACGTCGCTATCTGCAGGTTTACCCTAGAGCCGCCGTCGTCGATCTGGGTTGTGGGATGGACCGCCTCATCGACGATGTAGACAACGGTCAGACGAAGGTCTATTGCCTGGATCTACCGGATGTTATGTGTGCGCGTCGGCAGTGGATGCAATCCCATCCCCGGGAATGTGAACTCACCGGCTCGCTGATGGACACCGACTGGATGGATGCGATTGATGATTGTGACGGGATGATCGCCGTCGCCTCCGGCGTCGTCTATTTCTTCGAGGAAGAACAGATCCGGGATCTGGTCGATGAGATGGCACGGCGCTTCCCCGCAGGCGCATTTGTTTACGATGCCGAGTCGCCGGATATGGTTGCGGCAAGTGAACGGGCCGTACGTGAATCAGGCGTCGCCGACGTCAGAATGCCGTATCGGGTTGCTGACCCGCTAGCCCCTATGCGCTGGTCTACAGCGGTGTCTGAGGTACGAGCAGATTATGGGTTGCTGTCATACTTGCCAGATGACGCCGACCTGCCCGAATCCGTGCAGCAGGCGCTTCATGCATTGCGCGAAGGCCGCTCGCTCTACGAGGTGGTCGTCGAGTTCGCCTGA
- a CDS encoding SUMF1/EgtB/PvdO family nonheme iron enzyme: protein MPLPSLEMIPIPAGYIMLHDARTRTSRGVQLRQFHIASTSVTWRLYSALLGIPVPTGVDENAPAHSISWLSAVSWCNMLSTAKELTPAYTIDRGGITWNVNADCFRLPTEAEWEYACRAGSTGPHYGPLSDIAWTDEDAVTGAQCVGQKLPNAFGHFDMLGNVWEWCWDYSDPARYADYACCVAADGQIGIGAFAPRYGAAACPARSWTTSASASQEAPWASLATMPLKAGHKRPTGIERISPVPCLSAGHRCADNSRSPMGVDSGQANSTTTS, encoded by the coding sequence GTGCCCCTGCCCAGTCTTGAAATGATTCCCATCCCTGCCGGGTACATCATGTTGCATGATGCGCGGACGAGGACTTCACGCGGCGTACAGTTACGACAATTTCACATCGCTTCTACTTCGGTGACATGGCGATTGTATTCAGCTCTGTTGGGGATACCGGTGCCCACCGGTGTGGATGAGAATGCGCCCGCACATTCCATATCCTGGCTCAGCGCTGTGAGCTGGTGCAATATGTTGTCCACCGCGAAGGAACTAACTCCGGCATACACCATTGACAGAGGCGGGATCACCTGGAACGTTAACGCTGACTGTTTTCGGTTGCCGACGGAGGCCGAGTGGGAATATGCCTGCCGCGCGGGATCAACAGGCCCGCACTACGGTCCGCTTTCCGATATCGCGTGGACGGACGAAGACGCCGTCACGGGAGCACAGTGCGTCGGCCAGAAGTTGCCGAATGCTTTTGGCCACTTCGACATGCTGGGCAATGTGTGGGAGTGGTGCTGGGACTACTCCGACCCAGCACGATACGCCGACTACGCGTGCTGCGTGGCGGCGGATGGGCAGATAGGCATTGGAGCGTTCGCGCCTCGGTACGGCGCGGCAGCATGCCCGGCGCGCAGTTGGACGACGTCGGCTTCCGCATCGCAAGAGGCGCCGTGGGCGAGCCTGGCAACCATGCCGCTCAAGGCTGGTCACAAGAGGCCGACCGGAATCGAGCGAATATCGCCGGTGCCTTGCCTATCGGCTGGACACCGCTGCGCAGATAATTCAAGAAGTCCGATGGGCGTGGACTCGGGTCAGGCGAACTCGACGACCACCTCGTAG